The genomic interval GCCTGAGCACGGCGCTTGTCGCGCTCCGCTACGGCGAAGCACCGCCAGCGACTGGCGGTCATGGACTTCCTGTCGGCGTTCGCGTTTCGACCAATAAATCGCCGGTCTTCGAATCGTAGAGATAACGGCAGTTTATCGGCAATTCAGGCAAGCCTTTCATCCCATCGATGCCGCAAGGGATAAGAATTTCCTTTTCGTATTCCGCTTCGTCTTTAGGAAAGCGGTTGTGTTCGGCTTTCCAGAGTTGTAGTTGCTTTGGAATTTGAATTTCGAACTGAATTCGATTTTGCAAACGGAAGTATTGGCTGACCGGCTCGGTGATTATTCCGCCGCCGTAGCCAGAGCCTTTAACACCGTCGCTACCTTCAGCTTTCTTGATTGTTGCTTCACCGGCATCCGGCATTGCTGTCTGTGATGCATCGACTGGGGGCGTCGCTGCACCAGAATCCGCAGCCGCGCCACTCGGTTGATTCTCCGTCGACGGCGCTTGTTTGGGCAAGCTTTCGTCCGGCGCCAAAATCGCCTGTCCTGCAACGGTGGTGTTCACTGGCCGAGCTTGCACTGGCCCGTTGCCGGCAGCGTTGTCGAGTTCTTCGCAACCGGCGACGAATGCCAACATCGACACGACCGCTGCAAATGAAAGCAGAAAGTGAAAGGTATTGGTTCGCATCATGGCACCCCGCGATAAAAGAAAGTCTTGAATTCAACAAATTTGAATGGGAGCAGATGGAAAGAGCACAGAGATGGAATTGTCCTCTGCCGACGCTACCACTTCTTGTTTAATCCATCTGGACCGTCGTCTCACTTGTGCGCTCCCCAGTCCCAGTTCCGCATGTCGGCAAGCATCGCGTCCTTGGTCATATCATAATGCAGCGGCGTGAGCGTGACGAATCCCTTTTTTAGTGCTGAAAGGTCGGTTTCGCCGTCTAATAGCGGCGGATATTCGCCGGCGGCCCAAAAATAGCTCCGGCCACGCGGATCGGTTCTCTTTTCGAACTTGTCGGCATACGGCTGCACGCCCATTGGAACGATTTTCAGTTGGACTTCGCCGTCCAATGCGGATGTGGGAATATTCAGATTATATAATTGCGGTTGCGGCCCCTGATGGGCCAGGATTTTCTCAATGGCCCAAATCGCAATATCGGCGGCTTTGTCGAACTGAGCTTGTTCATCATATTCCAGCGACACAGCAATACTCGTAATCCTAAAAAACGCTCCTTCGATCGCTGCCGCCACCGTGCCGCTATAAAGCACGTTGATCCCTGCGTTCAAGCCGCCATTGATGCCGCTGACGATGAGATCCGGGCGTTTAGGACAATACTCAAAAATGCCGATTTTGACCGAATCGGCAGGGCTTCCTTCGACTGCCCAACCGCGGCGGCGCGGGCCGTCAAAGATCTCTTTCACCACGAGCGGCGTGAGAAACGTGATTGAATGACCGACCCCGCTCTGCTCGGTAGCCGGTGCGACGACCGCCACGTCTCCAAGTTTCCGAAGCGCCCGTTCCATGGCCGCCAGTCCGGGAGCATAGATGCCGTCGTCGTTAGTGAGTAGGATTTGCACGAACAATTCTTTTGATTTGAGGATCAGGTTGGTAAAACCCTTAGTTTAGCCAATTCACGGTCGTATTGTGTAGTTGGGGCTTCATTACCGCCTGTCTTGGTTCAGCGTGTACTGAAATTTTCCTTGCGTAGCGTTAGTGAGTGTGGAAGGCATCCTGCCGGGGTATTCGTGGTGTCGTCCCACGAATTATTATCGCTGTGGAGCCGATCTCGGAGCAGGGGCGAAGCGGCGGTGAAACCGCCCCACTCTCCGATCTCGGTCCCTCTCTATGGCGCTGTGGATGTAGATGATCCGTGGCCTGACATGCTATATTCACGCCTCGCAAGCCACTCCTGCAATTTCGCCGTCAACCATTCATATCATCGTTATGCTTCCTTCTGTCGCCATTGTCATGGCCGCCGGCAAAGGCACGCGGATGAAATCCGAATTGCCGAAAGTGCTTGTACCGCTCAACGGGCGGCCGATGGTCGAGTTTGTGCTTGATGCAATCCGTATCGCAGGAATCGAGCGCGTGGTTGTCGTCGTTGGATATCGAGCCGACTTGGTGCGCGAGGCATTGGGGCAGCATCGCGGCATCGACTTTGTCGAGCAATCGCCGCAGCTTGGCACCGGTCATGCGGTGATGGTTTGCCGCGATGTTCTCAAGGACCACAAAGGACCGATTCTGGTGCTGACCGGAGATACGCCGCTGGTGCAACCGGCGACGCTGCGGAAAATGCTCGACGAATTCGCTCGTGCGCAGCCAGCTTGCCTGCTGGGAACGGCCGAGAAAGCCAACCCTACGGGGCTGGGGCGTGTCGTGCGCGATCGGGCTGGGAATTTTTCGGCGATCGTCGAAGAAAAAGATGCCACTGCGGAGCAAAAATCCATTCGCGAAGTGAATATGAGCTATTACTTGTTCGACAGTCGCGAATTGTGGCATGCGCTCGACCGAGTTCGCAACGACAATGCCCAGGGGGAGTATTATCTGACGGACTGCCCTGGTATCCTAAAGCAAGAAGACAAGGATGTGCGAGCGCTGTGCGCTCTGGTCGGCTGCGAGACACTGAGCATCAACACGCCTGCGGAGTTGGCGGAAGCGGAGCGAGAACTCACGTCGCAGAAATAGCTGAACCGCAATCATGGATGGGATACGCGAGGGATGAATCCATCGACGAAGATTGACGCTAAATCGCTGCCTGCCCACAATAAGATGATCCCGGTTTCGCCTGTCGATGCTGATGTGACATTTTCTCTGCGTCTCAGCGCCTTTGTGATTCAATCTGCCGTTGCCCTATGAACGACCTGAAGATTTTCAGCGGCCGCGCAAATTCTGAATTGGCGCGCAAGATTTGCGAGTATCTCGGCTTGACGCTGGGGAAAATTTCGATTGGCAATTTTCCGGACGGCGAAATCTCTTGCAAAATCGATGAAGACGTTCGCGGCCGAGACGTGTTTATCGTGCAGCCGACTTGCCCACCCGTGAACGAAAACTTGATGGAACTGCTGATAATGATCGACAGTTTCATTCGGGCGAGCGCCTTTCGCGTCACCGCGGTGCTGCCCTACTTCGGCTATGCCCGGCAAGACCGTAAAGATGCCGGGCGCGTGCCGATTACGGCCAAGCTGGTGGCCAATATGATCACTCGCGCCGGCACCGACCGCGTGTTGGCGATGGACTTACACGCCGCCCAATTGCAAGGGTTTTTCGACGTGCCAGTCGATCACTTGTATGCTGCGCCGGTGTTGAACGAGCACTTCAACGGACAAAGCTTCAAGAAAAACGAACTCGTTGTGGTCAGCGCGGATGAGGGGGGTATCAAGCGGGCCGCCGGGCACGGCAACCGGCTCGGCGCGCCGCTAGCCATTATCGACAAGCGTCGCACCAGCGCCGACACGACCAAGCAAGAAAATATTATCGGCGCCTCGGTCGAAGGAAAAATCGTGCTAATGTTCGACGACATGATTAGCACCGCCAGTTCGATTTGTGGCGCGGCCGTCGTCATCAAAGAGCACGGTGCCAAGCAAATCCACGTTGCCGCCACGCACGGCGTCCTCTGCGGTCCCGCGATCGAACGGCTCACGAAGGCCCCGATCGATAGCATCGCCATTACCGACACGATTCCGCTTCGTCCCGAGCAAATGCTGCCGAAAATTAAGGTGCTTTCCGTCGCATCGCTGCTAGGACAGGCCATCAAACGAATTCACCGGAACGAATCGGTGAGCATGCTATTCACTTGAATTCTTGTTGCTCCGGCCATTGAAGGACGAAGCCTTTCCGCGTCCGCGCCCATCAACGGCGGATGGGGCATTCTCACTTCCTGCCAGGCATGGCTAGAGATTTGGAAATTGGTCGATGAAGGCGGTAAAGAGGAGATTTCTCGCGGAAATTGCCCTGCCCGACGCTGGTTTCGCCGCGTACAATGGTCGGTTGCCGTGAGTTTACCATCGACTGGTGCAATTGCTCGATGGCTGCGCGGCACATTCATACTCCATCCGAGGTGCATATCGTGCGATTACCGATTCATGTTGCGGCCTTTTCGATTTTGGCGGGATGCGGCTTGATGTCCCAAGCAGGTTGCACTCAATCGATAACCGCCGAAACGGCAGACGCCGCGAATCGACAACAAAGCGACGGCACAAGCCAGCCGACGTCTGCGGGATCACTCGATGGCGAGCAATTGGCTCAAAACGCGCCCGGCAAAGCTGAGGAGTCGCAGGATCCCCCGAACAAGAGCGATTCTCCTCAAACGAAGGGTGAGCAAGAAAAGGATGCGGCAACCAGCGAGTTTGAACAGTTTATCAATCCACTGGTTAAAGATTTGAGTGCAAAGATCGAACTCGCAGATCAGGGCAAGGCGGTGGATTTCTCCGCTCCCATCAAGCAATTGAGCGATCGGCTGGCAACGAAATCGTCTGTGGGCGAAGTTCAACCTGCGTTGAGCATTGCCCAAATGCTGGAAATCTTCACCGCGGCGGAAAACGTGAGGCCGATCTATGACGGCATCGAAAAATTAGCGGATCGAATCCAACCCTCTGATCCACAAGCCGCTGCTCAAGTGCGCGCTGCGATCAAGGGTCCGCTGGCGCGAATGAAGTTGATCGGAACGAAGCCGGCGATCGAAGGCACGACCGCCGCCGGCGAAAAATTCGATTGGTCGAAGTATAAAGGTAAAGTGGTGTTGCTCGATTTTTGGGCCACCTGGTGCGGGCCCTGCCTAGCCGAATTGCCGAATGTCAAGAAAGCTTACGAAAAATATCACGGCCAGGGATTCGACGTCGTCGGCATCAGTCTGGACGACGATGCGAAGAATTTGGACGCATTTCAAGAGAAACAAAAGTTGCCGTGGGTGACGCTATTTCCCACAGGCTCCGAGCGCGGCTTTGATGGGCCGCTTGCGCGGCAATTCTTGGTCGATAGCATTCCTGCAACGTTTCTCATTGATCGCGATGGCAAAGTCGCTTCAATCTCTGCGCGTGGCTCGCGCCTGGAAGCTCAGTTAGATCAGTTGCTTGGAGCAAAATAACGATCCACCGTCCGCATCGTTGTAGCGATCAAGACGAATTTTGCAGCTAGACGGGCCGGGCGCTTCAATTTACGCCGCCCGTTCGACATGTGTCGTGATTTCGATCATTGGGCGCCGTTCGGGCGAGGCAACGATCGTTTGGCCTTCCCATGAATGGTCGCGCTGTGCATGACATACCAACCAGACGGCAAATAATATTACGCCCGTTGGCTGCAACGCGACGGCGGCTGGCATCCATTGGATCAGCATTCGCTCGATGCCGCCGGCACCCAGGATGAATGTCGTCACGAAGGCCACAATCGCCAGTCGGAAAAGTCGCTTTTCCAGATAGGACGCGATCATTGCCCAAGCGGCAAATGGCGCGATGACGATGTAGGTCAGCCGCTCGGTGCCGGGGCCTAACAATAGTTGCCATACGCTCCAAGCAGCCAGCGTAAGAGTGACAAGCTCGGGCGCGGTTCGCCTTCCCTCTCTGCCATTCATTCTGAGCGACAAACACCACGCCAGTGTCACCAAGCCGCCGATTGCTTGCAGCACGAAGTACGCTTTCGGATTCACCTGCGACGAAAACTGCTCCCAGATTGTCCAGGCATCGCGATAGCCAGTGAAACGCCCCGGGCCAACTTCTCGCGCGAGCAGGCATTGAAACCAGTCGCGGTAGTAGCCAATCACTACCATCGACGGCTTCGTGAAGAACGGCGCGCAGGCAAGTGCCGCACACACTGCGATTCCCCGACCGATCAGCTTCCTTGGCCAGTGCAAGCTCAGCAGGCCGCCCGCGATGGCTGGCCAGACTTTGATGTAAATCGGCGCTGCCAGCAACCAGGCCGCCCGCCACCAGCGGCCGCGGACGATTGCCGACGCCGCAAACAATATGCACGCTATCAGCAGCGTGTTGCTTTGCAACGACCAGATGCTGCGCAGCGATCCGATGAGAGCGAGTAGCAAAAACCCTGCTTCCATTGCTCGCGGCCAATGTCGCGGCAGCGCGTGGCGATAGAACCCCCGCAGGCTCAATAAATACAAGCCGACGCTCAACAGGCCCCACAGCACTTGCCCGAGGCGATTTGGCAACATCGAAAACGGTATGAAGAATACCGAGAATGTTGGGCTGTAATAATATCCTTGGTGATCGTACATCACTTCGCCCGCCATCCAATCGCGCCCCGCGCCGGCAAACGCAGGGTAGACCGAATGTCGGTCTCCCTCGACGAGCACTTTCGCGCACAGCGCGACAGAAAATGCAACCCAGGTCCAGAGTGCAAATCGAATCCAGCGATCGGCTTGCCGCTGATGTAGATTGTTGAGGTACATGGTGATATTCCTGATTCCTGTCGGATTGGTGTTGCTTTTGAGCTACTTGTCCCTGCTTTCTGGCAGCGATGTATTGGGTCGAAAAGCTGAGCCGAATTGGAAGCCGTCGTAGCAATCGCAGCGGCATTGTTGGGCTTCAGCGACGCTCTTCCTGACGCTTGGGCAGCAAGGCCACCGTCGCCAATCGCCGGCCGACGACAACCACTTTCCCCTCGTTCGATTCGGTCGTTCGGTCGCAGTTGATCACGCCTTCGACGCGCCACGGGAATGGCAATTCCACCCGATCGGCCTTATTTCCGCTATAGCAAAAGTATTGAAACCGCGGCGGCAATTGGCGTGCCGTCAAGGGCAGCTCTCTGCGGACATAATCGATCGGCCGCCGCCAGTGATAACTGAACAGTGTTTCGACCAACCCAAAACTTCCCAGCGGCTCGTCTGCCGGAATACGGCGTCGTAATTCGGCAATTTGCCGCTCCGCTTGTGGGTCGAGAGCCACCAGTGAATTGACCGCCGCGCCGGAAACCGTCAGGCCGAGAAACGCGGCAATGACCAATGTGCAAATCGTCGCCGCGCGGCCCGACCATCGATTCCACGACCGCAGCAACAGTAGCGCTGCGACGATTGCGGAAGTCGCATACCATGCCGCGAACCATGCGGGCTGAGCGATTTGGTCGATCGGATCGACTTGAAGCCAGCCTGCCGCGGCTACGACCGCCGCTGCGCTTAAAATTGCCGCGATCGAGCCGCCGATGAACCAATTCCAGCCGCGCCGGACGATCGTCGGCGCATCGGCTTCATGGACTCGTTGGACAACCAAGCCCACTAGCGGCGCGGCAAGCGGAAACAGCGGCATTAAATATCGCGGCCGGGCGTTGGGAACGAACCAACAAGTCGGCAGCGCGACCAGCCAGCAGAAGACCGCGAATGTCACCATCGGCCTCGCCCCGCCCAGGGTTCGTCGAAACTGCGGCCAAGCGTAGGCCGGCAGCAAGAGCGACCACGGCAGCAGGCAAGCCCATACTTGCAGTGGATACGTGGCGAGATGCCCAATCACAGCGCCAGTTGAAAGCTGCTCCAAACGCAAACCAACGTCTGAGGCCCAAACCTTCCGCACGCTCTGCCAATCGAGCGCCAAATAAAACGGAACCTGCCAAGCGGCGAAGATCGCGGCAAACGTCAGCAATCCAAACAAGTGATTTCGGCTGACCAAGCTCCGCCAATCGCGATTCCACAGCAAATAGAACACGATCGTTCCGCAAAAGTAAGTCGGCGCTTGTAGGCTTTTCGTTAAGGTGGCAATTGCGACCATCCCGTAGGCAATCATCCAAGTCGCCGCAGTTGGCCAGCGACAGACATAGCCCCAATGCCACAGCATCAATCCTGCGCTAAGGAAGAACGTAAAAATGGCTTCCGTCTCGGCCAATCTCCCCAGTTGCAGCACTTGAACAAAGGTTGCAAATGCGACACCCGAACTTAGTGCTCCAACCTCCGAGAGAAACCGGCGCGAATAGACATAGATAAGCAACGTCGTCAACAAGGTTGACAGCAGCGTCGGCAGACGAATTTCCACAAGCGACAATTCGCCCGTGAACGCACTCAACCACGCAATCGGCCAACTTCCGGCCGGCGGGCGGCTTAAGAACGGCACTCCCTGTTGACGCGCCACGATCCAATCGCCACTCTCCAGAATCTCGCGCGCTACCATCGCGCGTCGGGTCTCTTCGCCGCGAATCGGCAGATCGCTCATCCGTGAGAAATAAACAGCAATCGTCATTGCCGCCAGCGCCCAAAACTGCCACTCGCGCCACCAAGGCACGGCTGCGCCATCGGCAAGGCCCAACATTGCCGACTCTCGTGCTAGCTCGTCCGTGGGGCGCATGGTTTCCCTCCTCCCTGAGGGACGCAGTTAGGATCAACTATAAGCCTGGAAACTATCGCAAGATTGGCCATTTGGAGCAAGCCAGACTATTACAAGATTTTACGATAGGGCGCATGTCGCACTTTGCGCGCTGCCTTTTGTTTTAATGACAATAGGGGGGGCTTTTCGAGCTTCGCGCCGCAGGCGTGATTGAATTCAGGTAAAGAAGTCAAGGATGGCAAGCAAGAAGTGGATCGAAGAACCAATCCGGGATATGCCACAACCTGACGCAACGCCAACTTTTTGACAGCCTACTCCGGTCCAGTGCTACCTGCAACCAATGTAAACATTGTCAATTTGCCACATCGACGCGGTGGCGGCGGCGGAAGCGGGCGGGAGAATCGCCGGTGATCCGCTTGAAGACGCGGCTGAGGTACGCGCGGTTCGACAACCCAGTTTGCTCGGCGATCGCATCGATTGTCGCGTCGCCGTGCGTCAACAGATGGGCGGCCTCGCGAACGCGGACCTTGAGAATGTGCTGCCCGATCGTCTCGCCTTGGTATTCTTTGAACGAACGGGCAAACGCCTCGACCGAAAGATCCGCCATTTGGGCCAGCCGCGGAATGGTCAGGCGCAGTGCATAATTCTCGGCGATGAATCGGATTGTCTCTTGCACTGCGGCCGGAGCGCGCTGCTGCCAGACAATCTCAGGCCGACTGAGCACTAGATTCAAAATCGCCAAACCCATATGAAAAATCCGCTCGCGCTGCGGCACAGGCTCGAACTGCGGCGGCATGCTCTCGATGAGTTGCTGCTCGATCGCCAGCGGGCGCAGCAGGATCGGTAGTGGTTGCTCTGGCGTAAGCCGCCGCAGCACACTGAACGCCAGGAAGAGGTGCGGCACTGCTATCGTTCCGCGGCAGTGAAAGAGTTGATGTTCCGGGATCAGCACCAAGTATTCGGGCCTCAGCTCAACTTCGCGATGCGGAAAGACGATCGTGTGACCCGGACAAAAGTTGTAGTAGAGACGCCAGAATGGGCTTAGTACGTTCGGAAAATTCCAGCGGTTGTTGCGCGCCAAGTAGCCCACCTCGTGGAGTACGAAACCCGAGAGGTCGAACGATACTCCCAGCGGAAAAAACTCGACGCCGACACCGCAAAAGGGGCTTGAATACGCGCCGCAATTCTTTGTCACAAATGCCGAATCGGACATAAATGCTTGCCATTTGTGCATAGACAGCGTGATTGCCTTCTGACCTAATATTACGGTATCGGACACAATGGCCGACTGTCAAATCGTCGGCGTCGCCGTCCCAGGGCAATTGCCAAGCCAAAACGCGGCAGTAGAAGAATGAAAGGCAGGGGAAACGGTGATGCCGAAAACGGCAGGCAGAAAACCGCTCCCTCCCATTCTCCCTTTCCCCCTCTCATTAATTGTTTGAGGCAATATTATTTCAGATTTGGCGGTTGTTCTGATCACTTTCCGCCAAAGGCACTTTCTCTCCCGACATCAAGCGACCCTATTCCATAAGGATAAAGCTGCCATGAAACGACTTGCTTTGCTTGCCTTGGCGTTCGCAACGACGGCGATTGTGTGCTCCGCAACGATGGCCCTCGCCGCCGATGCAAAACCGGTGGTCGGCCAACGAGCCGACGGCACAATTCAGCTTATGGCGCGCGATGCGACGATTTACGGCAAAACGGCTTACGTGCAGCGTAACATCGCCGGCAACAACGACATTTGCACTTGGACCGATCCCGAAGATTGGGCATCCTGGCAGTTTGAAGTGGAGCTGCCCGGCGAATACGTCGTCGATCTGCGCTACTCCTGCGAGAAAGGCAACGAAGGAAGCATCTTCGAGATGACCGTCGGAACAGAAAAATTCGTTGGAAAGATCACCGAGGCG from Pirellulales bacterium carries:
- the surE gene encoding 5'/3'-nucleotidase SurE, which encodes MQILLTNDDGIYAPGLAAMERALRKLGDVAVVAPATEQSGVGHSITFLTPLVVKEIFDGPRRRGWAVEGSPADSVKIGIFEYCPKRPDLIVSGINGGLNAGINVLYSGTVAAAIEGAFFRITSIAVSLEYDEQAQFDKAADIAIWAIEKILAHQGPQPQLYNLNIPTSALDGEVQLKIVPMGVQPYADKFEKRTDPRGRSYFWAAGEYPPLLDGETDLSALKKGFVTLTPLHYDMTKDAMLADMRNWDWGAHK
- a CDS encoding NTP transferase domain-containing protein, whose translation is MLPSVAIVMAAGKGTRMKSELPKVLVPLNGRPMVEFVLDAIRIAGIERVVVVVGYRADLVREALGQHRGIDFVEQSPQLGTGHAVMVCRDVLKDHKGPILVLTGDTPLVQPATLRKMLDEFARAQPACLLGTAEKANPTGLGRVVRDRAGNFSAIVEEKDATAEQKSIREVNMSYYLFDSRELWHALDRVRNDNAQGEYYLTDCPGILKQEDKDVRALCALVGCETLSINTPAELAEAERELTSQK
- a CDS encoding ribose-phosphate pyrophosphokinase → MNDLKIFSGRANSELARKICEYLGLTLGKISIGNFPDGEISCKIDEDVRGRDVFIVQPTCPPVNENLMELLIMIDSFIRASAFRVTAVLPYFGYARQDRKDAGRVPITAKLVANMITRAGTDRVLAMDLHAAQLQGFFDVPVDHLYAAPVLNEHFNGQSFKKNELVVVSADEGGIKRAAGHGNRLGAPLAIIDKRRTSADTTKQENIIGASVEGKIVLMFDDMISTASSICGAAVVIKEHGAKQIHVAATHGVLCGPAIERLTKAPIDSIAITDTIPLRPEQMLPKIKVLSVASLLGQAIKRIHRNESVSMLFT
- a CDS encoding TlpA family protein disulfide reductase — translated: MSQAGCTQSITAETADAANRQQSDGTSQPTSAGSLDGEQLAQNAPGKAEESQDPPNKSDSPQTKGEQEKDAATSEFEQFINPLVKDLSAKIELADQGKAVDFSAPIKQLSDRLATKSSVGEVQPALSIAQMLEIFTAAENVRPIYDGIEKLADRIQPSDPQAAAQVRAAIKGPLARMKLIGTKPAIEGTTAAGEKFDWSKYKGKVVLLDFWATWCGPCLAELPNVKKAYEKYHGQGFDVVGISLDDDAKNLDAFQEKQKLPWVTLFPTGSERGFDGPLARQFLVDSIPATFLIDRDGKVASISARGSRLEAQLDQLLGAK
- a CDS encoding DUF2029 domain-containing protein, whose translation is MYLNNLHQRQADRWIRFALWTWVAFSVALCAKVLVEGDRHSVYPAFAGAGRDWMAGEVMYDHQGYYYSPTFSVFFIPFSMLPNRLGQVLWGLLSVGLYLLSLRGFYRHALPRHWPRAMEAGFLLLALIGSLRSIWSLQSNTLLIACILFAASAIVRGRWWRAAWLLAAPIYIKVWPAIAGGLLSLHWPRKLIGRGIAVCAALACAPFFTKPSMVVIGYYRDWFQCLLAREVGPGRFTGYRDAWTIWEQFSSQVNPKAYFVLQAIGGLVTLAWCLSLRMNGREGRRTAPELVTLTLAAWSVWQLLLGPGTERLTYIVIAPFAAWAMIASYLEKRLFRLAIVAFVTTFILGAGGIERMLIQWMPAAVALQPTGVILFAVWLVCHAQRDHSWEGQTIVASPERRPMIEITTHVERAA
- a CDS encoding glycosyltransferase family 39 protein, translated to MRPTDELARESAMLGLADGAAVPWWREWQFWALAAMTIAVYFSRMSDLPIRGEETRRAMVAREILESGDWIVARQQGVPFLSRPPAGSWPIAWLSAFTGELSLVEIRLPTLLSTLLTTLLIYVYSRRFLSEVGALSSGVAFATFVQVLQLGRLAETEAIFTFFLSAGLMLWHWGYVCRWPTAATWMIAYGMVAIATLTKSLQAPTYFCGTIVFYLLWNRDWRSLVSRNHLFGLLTFAAIFAAWQVPFYLALDWQSVRKVWASDVGLRLEQLSTGAVIGHLATYPLQVWACLLPWSLLLPAYAWPQFRRTLGGARPMVTFAVFCWLVALPTCWFVPNARPRYLMPLFPLAAPLVGLVVQRVHEADAPTIVRRGWNWFIGGSIAAILSAAAVVAAAGWLQVDPIDQIAQPAWFAAWYATSAIVAALLLLRSWNRWSGRAATICTLVIAAFLGLTVSGAAVNSLVALDPQAERQIAELRRRIPADEPLGSFGLVETLFSYHWRRPIDYVRRELPLTARQLPPRFQYFCYSGNKADRVELPFPWRVEGVINCDRTTESNEGKVVVVGRRLATVALLPKRQEERR
- a CDS encoding helix-turn-helix transcriptional regulator: MSDSAFVTKNCGAYSSPFCGVGVEFFPLGVSFDLSGFVLHEVGYLARNNRWNFPNVLSPFWRLYYNFCPGHTIVFPHREVELRPEYLVLIPEHQLFHCRGTIAVPHLFLAFSVLRRLTPEQPLPILLRPLAIEQQLIESMPPQFEPVPQRERIFHMGLAILNLVLSRPEIVWQQRAPAAVQETIRFIAENYALRLTIPRLAQMADLSVEAFARSFKEYQGETIGQHILKVRVREAAHLLTHGDATIDAIAEQTGLSNRAYLSRVFKRITGDSPARFRRRHRVDVAN